In the Bactrocera tryoni isolate S06 unplaced genomic scaffold, CSIRO_BtryS06_freeze2 scaffold_11, whole genome shotgun sequence genome, one interval contains:
- the LOC120779870 gene encoding uncharacterized protein LOC120779870: protein MAARLGLIVLNTGNATTFRRPGCEETTPDITLSTERMAGSINNWKVLEDYTGSDHHYISFMIDTGRNAHQLSKYSGTRKWNISKLDTSKLIAAIDEQNPSSGPSLIARKTVEHTMRNITKACQKSMPKATHSKRKAAVYWWTENIAELRRTCLRLRRSYTRSRRRGAAPQEAEQYKAAKKELKHAIDDSKKKKWEELREDINRNPWGLGYKIVMKKLGARAKPPDVTAAKMEHIVNALFPTHETKASDPEQTLSTAEIPQFTLEELQVATGKLKANKSPGPDGIPAEVLKIIAAERPGRESCTKAYLNPDSKRLSTKLEDCRLDNTALDPADQP from the exons ATGGCTGCGCGGCTAGGTCTAATAGTGCTCAACACGGGAAATGCAACCACGTTCAGAAGACCGGGATGCGAGGAAACCACACCAGACATCACCCTATCAACAGAACGCATGGCAGGCTCAATAAATAATTGGAAAGTCCTGGAGGACTACACTGGCAGTGATCATCACTACATCTCTTTCATGATCGACACTGGAAGAAACGCTCACCAGCTCAGCAAATATAGTGGAACACGAAAGTGGAACATTTCGAAGCTAGACACATCGAAATTAATCGCCGCAATAGACGAGCAGAACCCATCTAGCGGCCCCTCCCTTATAGCAAGAAAAACAGTCGAGCACACAATGCGTAATATAACCAAAGCCTGCCAAAAATCAATGCCCAAGGCTACCCACAGCAAACGTAAAGCAGCAGTCTACTGGTGGACTGAAAACATCGCCGAACTCAGACGCACGTGCCTCCGCCTTCGCAGATCTTACACGAGATCCAGGCGCAGAGGAGCCGCACCCCAAGAAGCCGAGCaatacaaagcagcaaaaaaggagCTGAAGCACGCCATCGACgacagtaaaaagaaaaaatgggaggAACTACGGGAGGATATAAACAGAAACCCCTGGGGGCTAGGGTACAAAATAGTGATGAAAAAACTCGGCGCTCGAGCAAAGCCACCTGACGTAACCGCTGCCAAAATGGAACACATCGTGAACGCACTATTCCCCACACACGAAACAAAAGCCAGTGATCCAGAACAAACTCTAAGCACTGCGGAAATACCTCAGTTCACCCTTGAAGAGCTGCAAGTAGCCACCGGCAAGCTCAAGGCGAACAAATCACCCGGCCCGGACGGGATCCCAGCAGAAGTcctcaaaataatcgctgcagaaCGCCCAGGA cgggaaagctGTACGAAAGCCTACTTAAacccagactcgaagcggctatcaacgaagctggaggactgtCGCCTAGACAACACggctttagacccggcagatcAACCATAG
- the LOC120779869 gene encoding uncharacterized protein LOC120779869, with amino-acid sequence MKAKWTAEETEPLIQEVESREGTWNFLSHDYRDRNLREAQWHEVADILNMPRSEVAAKWNSLRCSFPAAFNRKAHTRSGQGAGRTPTMNPLFNSLKFLEPTLRVEANTTSNLINARRRRAQRDDDEYIQVVKRALETLTSATKSNAWDDLGNFVSSNGREWAQESSQLAKEYIST; translated from the exons atgaaagcaaaatggACAGCAGAAGAGACCGAGCCGCTGATCCAAGAAGTAGAGTCCAGGGAAGGAACATGGAATTTTCTTTCCCATGATTATAGAGATCGAAATTTGCGAGAGGCTCAGTGGCATGAAGTAGCAGACATATTAAATATGCCACGATCAGAAGTAGCAGCCAAATGGAACAGCCTTCGCTGTTCTTTCCCC gCGGCCTTCAACCGAAAGGCACATACAAGAAGTGGTCAAGGTGCTGGAAGAACGCCTACAATGAACCcactttttaattctttaaagtTCCTAGAGCCCACTTTGCGTGTTGAAGCGAACACGacatcaaatttaattaatgcaa GGAGACGTCGAGCTCAAAGAGATGATGATGAGTATATTCAAGTGGTGAAACGTGCACTGGAGACCCTCACATCAGCTACCAAAAGTAACGCTTGGGATGATTTAGGAAATTTTGTATCATCCAATGGCCGAGAGTGGGCCCAGGAATCTTCACAACTGGCCAAGGAATATAT ATCAACATAA